One genomic window of Glycine soja cultivar W05 chromosome 9, ASM419377v2, whole genome shotgun sequence includes the following:
- the LOC114366876 gene encoding nudix hydrolase 23, chloroplastic-like — MDSSSDHSPPSSLHSPGDVQNVKFCQWCGGPTKHEIPEGEERLRAICTSCGKITYQNPKMVVGCLIEHDNKVLLCKRKIEPSYGLWTLPAGYLEIGESAMEGAIRETREEANADVEVISPFAQLDIPLIGQTYIIFLARLKKPHFSPGPESSECLLFSLNEIPFSSLSFSSMVVTLSLYVEDMKAGGKPKFHYGTINKRPGTSASDIHAYTLDHHMQS, encoded by the exons ATGGATTCTTCTTCTGATCATTCTCCCCCATCATCACTTCATTCTCCT GGAGATGTTCAAAACGTTAAATTCTGTCAGTGGTGTGGTGGTCCAACGAAGCATGAAATTCCTGAAGGAGAAGAAAGGTTGAGAGCTATTTGTACAAGTTGTGGGAAGATAACCTATCAGAATCCAAAAATG GTAGTCGGTTGCCTCATTGAACATGATAACAAGGTCCTCCTTTGCAAGCGGAAGATTGAACCATCTTATGGCCTATG GACACTTCCTGCGGGTTATTTAGAAATTGGAGAGTCGGCTATGGAAGGTGCTATCAGGGAAACACGGGAGGAAGCCAATGCTGACGTGGAAGTGATTTCTCCCTTTGCTCAAttggatattcctttaattGGCCAA ACTTATATAATCTTCTTAGCAAGGTTGAAGAAACCTCACTTTTCACCTGGTCCAGAATCATCAGAATGCCTGCTTTTCTCACTCAATGAAATACCTTTCAGTTCTCTATCTTTTTCATCAATGGTGGTTACTTTAAGTTTG TATGTTGAGGATATGAAAGCAGGAGGAAAGCCCAAATTCCATTATGGTACCATTAACAAAAG ACCTGGTACTAGTGCATCTGATATTCATGCCTATACTCTGGATCATCACATGCAATCATGA